From one Lolium rigidum isolate FL_2022 chromosome 4, APGP_CSIRO_Lrig_0.1, whole genome shotgun sequence genomic stretch:
- the LOC124650019 gene encoding uncharacterized protein LOC124650019 — MSCSLLVKATIVAVVVAFLAATAGASSFVSTAHLPTDVLSSTSFLWITANVIIVCLFVFSHRQRTGPAASSSSGGDVSDAMYALFPSSDHDAFAAAPDAVSAPVLVSTRQPREARTAKRPTERPRVRRKSAGEDKPPAAVEAVVKPGVKSEHIEEEKPTAATAAATASEPADTNDVSMDSAWLSIVRSGAARPVAVRKSETWGGEELPRMRRAADKAVSARREMRKSASMVPPSPPHPSAATATSSPVAAKQGWRTRDVLVVMAHDELLHRAESFIRRQHEHLRIQRQESDQRQMAMDQQDRRLRAPAPIRV, encoded by the coding sequence ATGAGCTGCTCCCTCCTCGTCAAGGCGACGATAGTCGCCGTCGTCGTGGCCTTCCTGGCGGCCACGGCGGGGGCGTCCTCGTTCGTCTCCACCGCGCATCTCCCCACCGACGTCCTTTCGTCCACTTCCTTCCTCTGGATCACCGCGAACGTCATCATCGTCTGCCTCTTCGTTTTCTCCCATCGCCAGCGCACCGGACCGGCCGCATCATCCTCATCGGGCGGCGACGTATCCGATGCCATGTATGCCCTCTTTCCATCGTCGGACCATGACGCCTTTGCTGCCGCTCCCGACGCCGTCAGCGCGCCGGTCCTGGTCTCGACGAGGCAGCCGCGGGAAGCAAGAACTGCCAAGAGGCCGACCGAGCGCCCCCGCGTGCGCAGGAAGTCAGCCGGAGAGGACAAGCCGCCGGCAGCCGTCGAGGCAGTGGTCAAGCCCGGCGTCAAGAGCGAGCACATCGAGGAGGAAAAGCCgacagccgccaccgccgctgcgACTGCGTCCGAGCCCGCTGACACCAACGACGTGTCGATGGACTCGGCGTGGCTGTCCATCGTTCGgagcggcgcggcgcggccggtGGCGGTGCGGAAGAGCGAGACGTGGGGCGGCGAGGAGCTGCCACGGATGCGGCGCGCGGCAGACAAGGCCGTCTCCGCGCGGAGAGAGATGCGGAAGTCGGCGTCGATGGTCCCGCCCTCGCCACCGCACCCGAGCGCGGCAACGGCGACGTCGTCTCCAGTTGCGGCGAAGCAGGGGTGGCGCACCAGGGATGTGCTGGTGGTGATGGCGCATGACGAGCTCCTGCACCGCGCCGAGAGCTTCATCCGGAGGCAGCACGAGCACCTGCGCATCCAGCGCCAGGAGTCCGACCAGCGCCAGATGGCCATGGATCAGCAAGACCGCCGCCTGCGCGCCCCCGCGCCCATCCGCGTGTAG